GAATGGTGGGGTGACAAAACTCTCAATTGGGATGGTGCATTAAAGAGAGCTTGGATTTCTCAGTCTGCAAATGGCAAAATGCACCCACATCAATGTCGAGTATCATCTAACTTGGCGCAAGGATTGAAAGTTTCGCAAGAAGATGCTGCGCTGCCTGAGCACTTCGAGACGTTCGAGGAACTTTACAAATGGTTAGAATACGTTGCCTATCGGGTCAAGGGTCTTGGAGCCATGACAACTTACGATGTCGCTCAACGCCTAGGGATGTGGCTGGACTTATCACCCAACGTTGTCTACCTTCACGCAGGAACGGCTGAGGCTGCAAAAAAATTTGGTATCGAAGGAAAGATTGCTCCTCTAACCGCTTTTCCTCCAGAGATTCAAGCGTTAGGATGCACTCATGCCGAGAATTTTCTATGCATCTATAAATCAGAAATTCAAGAGTTATAGGCGGCTCATGCCTAAAATTTGAAGTGCATCTACAAAAACGATTTAGGCTAATTCTAGCTGTCCAAAAAAATTATATTCCATACCCAGCGGGGAACTGGAAATCATGGCTAAATCAAAAAAGAAAAAAGCTCCCTTAAAAAAATTTGCGAGAAGCAGTTATGGTCTTCCCACATTTTATAGAAGTATAGAAAATTATGACCCAAACTATGACGTCGCTCTTCTAAGAGAAGGAGAAGACGGAGAACTATACTACTTTCAAAGCACCCTGTAGCATGAGCGCGATCAGCAGAAAGATGTTCAAAACTTCAGATAATGTTGCCCAAACCGATTAAACTTAACTTAATCTCAGCAAATTAATCTTACAATGTTTAACCCATTCTTAAGACACTCCTTTGCGGTTGCCAGTGCTGCTCTCTACACTGCTGTAATAACAACCAGTAAAGCCCACGCTTCTACGATTACCTATGATTTTACCGTCAACGTTACCCAAGGATCGTTAGCCGGTAACACATTCAATGGCAGATTCAGCTACGATGATGCAACCTTGAAAGGCACTGGAACCGAAGAATTGGGAGTAGCTGAGGGATTAACTGTTTGCATGAATTATTTTGGACGCAACTATAGCGAAACTGATGATACCAGCTATCCCGCGTTTCCAAAGCTGGTGTTTGAGGATGGCAAGATTAAGCAACTGGATTTCTGGATACAGCCGAACAAGCGTGTTAATTGGTGGGATCTAGCCGGCTGGGAAGTCAAGTTGTCGATGCGTAAAGCTGATACTGCTGCCGTTGTCAATTGTGAGAAACCCTAAAGCATTGCAAAGCAGTTATCCTCAAGGGGTAATCGCCTCATTAGTCAAAAAAAATTTTCGCAACAAAAAAAAATTAAGCTGTCTAGCAATTTTGATTTTGACTAAGGAGTCCCGAAAGAATTGAATGCTCTTTAGATAACAATCACACACATGATTACTTTATACACTGCCCCATCTTTATGGGGACTACCCAGCTTTAATGTAAGGGATGAAGCTAGAAACCTGGCTTCGCATGGCAAAGCTGCCTTACAAATCTGTGATGGCGACAGCAGAGGTTTAGGCCGCCTCTCCAAAGCGTAAGATTCCGTTCATTGACTACAACAGAAAAGCTCGAAATGTTCAAGCAAACAGAAGGGATTGATCTCGCTGCAAGTTTGAACCCGACAGAACGAGCCATCTCTCTTGCATTCCGTCGGATGCTTAAAGAAAACACTTACTGGAGAGCCATTCACATTCCTTACGGCATAGACGAAAACTGGCAACACTATCGAAGTGATTGTTAAAAAGCCGGCCCTTCTGGTTTCTATGGTTGCCCTTTCAAAGGCTCATTCAACAACAGTTTTGAAATTTTTAGCAGGGTTGTTCGGGATTTCTAGCATTACCGGCATTCGCATAAATCATTTGCGAAACCTTGGGAGGGCGATCACCGGCATGAAACGCGCGAACCCGATCTTCAATTGCTCGATCCGCATTCGTAACTCGCTCAAACTGTCGCTTGTGTTCCGCCCAAGATTCCACCACAAATGTTTCCACAAATCGACCCGGATCGGCTAAATCGTGAAACAATCCCCACTGAATTGCCCCATCTCGCCGGCGAATTTGACTGAGCATTTGCATCGCTTCTGTAAACGCCTCTGCATTGGCGGGATCGATGCGAAACTCCAGTGTCACTAACACCGGCCCATCATTCGGGCAAGGCTCAAAGGCAAGCGCCGGCTGCTGCCAGTGCAGGGATGCGCTTAAGTCCAATTTCTCTGCACATCGGAGCCGGTAGCGAAAGGTAAGCGCCACAGTCGCAATTAACCCGATCCCCGCAGATGTCAGCGTCGTCGAGATGCCGGTGCGTTGCGCCAGCGCCCCCCACAACAGGCTCCCCAAGGCCATAAATCCTTGAAATAATAGCAAATGCAGCGATAAAGCTCTGGCACGCACCCAAGTGGGAACAGCAGTTTGCGCGGCGACATTAAAGCTCACCATTGCGGCGAGGGACGCCACCCCCACCACGCTCATTGCGCCGCACACCCAGTAAAAATTGCGAACAGACGCCAGCACCAGCATCATCGTCCCAAAGATGACGGATGCCCCCGCTACCAGCCAGTCAGTAGACAAGCGCTGCCGCACTTTGGGTAAAATAAACGCGCCGGCTAACCCCCCAACTCCCCAAAAACCAAGAATAATGCCGTATTGAAGGGCATCTAAACCCAACTCTCTGCGCCCCAACAGTGGCAGGAGAGCAAACAAAGCACTGGCAAAGAAAATATATGCTCCCGTGCGGATCAACACCATTTGCAGAGCCGGCGCATAGCGTGCATAGCGAACACCGGCTTGAATTGCTCCTACAAATCGCTCTGCCGGTAAACCACTTTTTTGGGGAATTCTTTGCCAGTGATAAATCACCAAAATGACTCCCACGAATGAAGCGGCATTTAGGAGAAAAACAAAGCCGGTTCCCGCAGCCGCAATAATGATCCCCGCCAATGCCGGCCCAACTGAGCGAGACAAATTGATCGCAATTCCGCTTAAGGTAACAGCTGAGGGAAGTTCTTCTTTCGCAACCAATTCTGGGGTAATTG
Above is a genomic segment from Microcoleus sp. FACHB-68 containing:
- a CDS encoding MFS transporter — encoded protein: MTSPTLSISAWSPLRQPVFRALWIASAVSSTGTWMHDVGAAWLMTSLSPSPFLVALMQAATSLPFFLLALPAGALADVIDRRRMLLFTQTWMLIAATLLGVITVAGITTPWMLLVLTFALSVGSAVNMPVWQAITPELVAKEELPSAVTLSGIAINLSRSVGPALAGIIIAAAGTGFVFLLNAASFVGVILVIYHWQRIPQKSGLPAERFVGAIQAGVRYARYAPALQMVLIRTGAYIFFASALFALLPLLGRRELGLDALQYGIILGFWGVGGLAGAFILPKVRQRLSTDWLVAGASVIFGTMMLVLASVRNFYWVCGAMSVVGVASLAAMVSFNVAAQTAVPTWVRARALSLHLLLFQGFMALGSLLWGALAQRTGISTTLTSAGIGLIATVALTFRYRLRCAEKLDLSASLHWQQPALAFEPCPNDGPVLVTLEFRIDPANAEAFTEAMQMLSQIRRRDGAIQWGLFHDLADPGRFVETFVVESWAEHKRQFERVTNADRAIEDRVRAFHAGDRPPKVSQMIYANAGNARNPEQPC